Proteins from one Nitrobacteraceae bacterium AZCC 2146 genomic window:
- a CDS encoding NADH-quinone oxidoreductase subunit I (product_source=KO:K00338; cath_funfam=3.30.70.20; cog=COG1143; ko=KO:K00338; pfam=PF12838; superfamily=54862; tigrfam=TIGR01971; transmembrane_helix_parts=Inside_1_4,TMhelix_5_27,Outside_28_162), producing MNIRATAHSLLLAEFASAFVLAMRYFFKPKPTLNYPFEKGPISPRFRGEHALRRYPNGEERCIACKLCEAVCPAQAITIEAGPRRNDGTRRTVRYDIDMVKCIYCGLCQEACPVDAIVEGPNFEFATETREELYYDKAKLLANGDRWEREIAKSIELDAPYR from the coding sequence ATGAATATCAGGGCAACAGCTCACTCGCTTCTGCTGGCGGAATTCGCCTCGGCGTTCGTTCTCGCTATGCGCTATTTCTTCAAGCCGAAGCCGACGCTGAATTATCCGTTCGAGAAGGGGCCCATTTCACCCCGCTTTCGCGGAGAACACGCGCTGCGCCGCTATCCGAACGGCGAAGAGCGCTGCATCGCCTGCAAGCTGTGCGAAGCGGTGTGTCCGGCGCAGGCCATCACCATCGAGGCCGGCCCGCGCCGCAACGACGGTACACGCCGCACCGTGCGCTATGACATCGACATGGTGAAGTGCATCTATTGCGGATTGTGCCAGGAGGCCTGTCCGGTCGATGCGATCGTTGAGGGACCGAATTTCGAATTCGCGACTGAGACGCGTGAGGAACTATATTATGACAAGGCGAAACTGCTCGCCAATGGCGACCGCTGGGAGCGCGAGATTGCGAAGTCAATCGAACTCGACGCGCCGTACCGGTAG